In Methanooceanicella nereidis, one genomic interval encodes:
- a CDS encoding indole-3-glycerol-phosphate synthase: MVSELDFNSILRSRMKDFRPFDQEVKVIRKPMSLIDSICRAKAEGKNPVIAEIKPASPLAGQLRKIDDPRQISKAFVNSGACGISVLTEPKFFRGSLNTLKEVSRDRKVPVLRKDFLFDISQVKESYHYGADSLLLISSFFDSEGLGEMISESRRYGMEPLVEIHSEEDAGRAVSAGAKLFAINNRDKDTLKIDIKRTERLAGFVEGVRVSASGIEDPGQLRYVLQFCDAALIGSALMMSAYPSALLKAFVEGGEL; this comes from the coding sequence ATGGTGAGTGAATTGGACTTTAACAGCATATTGCGCTCCCGCATGAAAGATTTCAGGCCCTTCGACCAGGAGGTCAAGGTCATCAGAAAGCCCATGAGCCTTATCGACTCTATCTGCAGGGCGAAAGCGGAAGGTAAAAACCCGGTGATAGCGGAGATCAAGCCTGCATCGCCTCTAGCGGGGCAGTTAAGAAAGATCGATGACCCGCGCCAGATCAGCAAGGCGTTCGTAAATAGCGGCGCATGCGGGATATCGGTCCTCACCGAGCCAAAATTTTTCCGGGGCTCGCTCAATACGCTCAAGGAAGTATCGAGAGACAGGAAGGTGCCGGTACTGAGAAAGGATTTTCTTTTCGACATAAGCCAGGTGAAAGAATCCTATCATTACGGCGCTGACAGCCTGCTTCTCATATCCTCATTTTTTGACAGCGAAGGTCTTGGAGAAATGATATCTGAGTCCCGCAGGTACGGTATGGAGCCGCTGGTCGAGATCCATAGCGAAGAAGATGCCGGCCGTGCAGTATCCGCAGGTGCAAAGCTGTTCGCGATAAATAACAGGGACAAGGACACTCTCAAGATCGACATAAAAAGGACTGAAAGGCTTGCAGGTTTTGTCGAAGGCGTCAGGGTCAGCGCTTCCGGGATAGAGGACCCCGGACAGCTAAGATATGTGCTTCAGTTTTGCGACGCGGCCCTTATAGGCAGCGCATTGATGATGTCGGCGTATCCCTCGGCACTGCTCAAAGCGTTCGTGGAAGGGGGCGAACTGTAA